The DNA segment TCCGTCGCGCTCGGGGTGACGGGTTCGATCGCGGCCGTGAAGACGATCGAACTCGCCCACGAACTGCGCCGACGGGGAGCCGACGTGCGGGCAGTGATGAGCGACAGTGCGACGGGAATCGTCCACCCGGACGCCGTGGCGTACGCCACCGGAAACGACGTCGTCACGGCCCTCACCGGTCGCGTCGAGCACGTCGAACTCTGCGGTCGAGACGGGTGGGCCGACGTCCTGCTGATCGCACCCGCGACCGCCAACACCGTCGGCAAGCTCGCCGCGGCCGTCGACGACACGCCGGTGACGACGACGGCGACGACCGCCCTCGGCGCCGACGTTCCGGTCGTCGTCGCGCCCGCGATGCACGAACCGATGTACGACCACCCCGGCGTACTCGCGTCGCTCGAGCGAATCGAATCGTGGGGCGTCGACCTCGTCGACCCGCGCATCGAGGAGGGGAAGGCGAAGATCGCCACCGAGGATGCCATCTGTACGGCCATCGAGCGAGCGACGAGCGACGGGCAACTCGCCGGTGAGCACGTCGTCGTGACCGCCGGCGCGACGGCAGAGTCGATCGACCCCGTTCGGGTGCTCACCAACCGGTCGTCGGGCCGGATGGGGCGCGCAGTCGCCAGGGCGTGTTACGCGCTCGGTGCGACGGTGACGCTCGTTCACGGCCCCGTCGGTCCACACGCCGTCACCCGATCCGACGCGGGCGATGGGGGCGACGTCTCGTACGCGGACGTACTGACAGTCGAGACCACCGCGGAGATGGTCGAAGAGACGCGGGCGGCCTGCGAGACGGCTGACGCACTCGTCTCCGCGGCGGCCGTCGCGGACTACACCGTCGACACGCACGACGAGAAGCTTCGGTCGGGTGACCGACGCGAGTTGACGCTCGAACCGACGGCGAAGCTCGTCGACGCGGTTCGCAACGACCGTCCCGACATGCCGATCGTCGGCTTCAAGACCGAGACGAGCGGCGACGACGAAGCGATGATCGAGGCGGCGCGCGACCTGCGCGACCGCGTCCACCTCGCGTTCGTGGTGGCCAACGACGCCAGCGTCATGGGTCGAGGCGAGACGCGCGCGCTACTGGTGCACGCGGGCGACGTCGCGCGGTTTACCGGTTCGAAACGTGCGCTCGCGGACGAGATCGGTGCCTCGCTCGCCGTCGTCCTCCACGGGGAAACGTAGGGCTGCAAATCAGTCACGAAGATTAAATAGAACGCGTTTCAATCGAGCACGTATCCGGCTCTACCGCCGCCCGGTATCCATGGACGAGCCAACCTGATTCAGTATGCCAATCGACCACGCACCCACGGAACAGCTGTCCAAAGGCGAGGTGTTCGAAGTTTTGCGCAACCAGCGACGCCGATTCGTCCTTCAGTACCTAAAACAGGACGATCGGCCAGTCGAGCTCGGCGATCTGGCCCAACAGGTCGCCGCCTGGGAGTACGAGACGACCCTCGAAGGCGTGACGCCCGAACAGCGAAAACGCGTCTACACCACGCTCCAGCAAACGCACCTGCCGAAGATGGACGAGGCGGGCATCCTCGTCTTCGACTCCGACGACGGGGTCATCGAATCGACGGACCGAACCCGGGACATCAGCGTCTACCTCGAGATCGTCCCTGGCCACGAGTTCGCCTGGCGAGAACTCTACCTCTCGCTCGGTGCCGTCAGTTGCGCACTCGTCGCTGCGCTCTGGGGCGGCGTCTACCCCTTCACTCTGATCCCGACGCTCGGCTGGACCGCCCTGCTCGCACTGGTATTTACCGGAACGGCCGTCGCGCACATCTATCACGAGCGAACGATGCGCCTCGGATACGGCAATCAGCCGCCCGAGCTCTCCTACCAGGGCGAGAAGTGAGCCGGCCGACGGCCGGAACGGCACACAGCGCAGGCGAATCGGTTCGGGCCACGTCAGAACCACGCGAGTCGGGTACGGACCCCTTCGACGCTCGCCAGCCGCCGTATCGACATTCGTCAGGTTTTACTCGGCGTCGGCCCCACCAGCGACATGGATCGACTGGAACGGTCGTTACGCGAGGCCCCGATCGTCGAGAAAGACGACGGCTACCAGTACTTCGTCCACCCGATCAGCGACGGGATCCCCAACCTCGATCCCGGCTTGCTTCGCGA comes from the Halovivax cerinus genome and includes:
- the coaBC gene encoding bifunctional phosphopantothenoylcysteine decarboxylase/phosphopantothenate--cysteine ligase CoaBC, translating into MSTLEDVSVALGVTGSIAAVKTIELAHELRRRGADVRAVMSDSATGIVHPDAVAYATGNDVVTALTGRVEHVELCGRDGWADVLLIAPATANTVGKLAAAVDDTPVTTTATTALGADVPVVVAPAMHEPMYDHPGVLASLERIESWGVDLVDPRIEEGKAKIATEDAICTAIERATSDGQLAGEHVVVTAGATAESIDPVRVLTNRSSGRMGRAVARACYALGATVTLVHGPVGPHAVTRSDAGDGGDVSYADVLTVETTAEMVEETRAACETADALVSAAAVADYTVDTHDEKLRSGDRRELTLEPTAKLVDAVRNDRPDMPIVGFKTETSGDDEAMIEAARDLRDRVHLAFVVANDASVMGRGETRALLVHAGDVARFTGSKRALADEIGASLAVVLHGET
- a CDS encoding DUF7344 domain-containing protein; translated protein: MPIDHAPTEQLSKGEVFEVLRNQRRRFVLQYLKQDDRPVELGDLAQQVAAWEYETTLEGVTPEQRKRVYTTLQQTHLPKMDEAGILVFDSDDGVIESTDRTRDISVYLEIVPGHEFAWRELYLSLGAVSCALVAALWGGVYPFTLIPTLGWTALLALVFTGTAVAHIYHERTMRLGYGNQPPELSYQGEK